Proteins co-encoded in one Apteryx mantelli isolate bAptMan1 chromosome 4, bAptMan1.hap1, whole genome shotgun sequence genomic window:
- the INS gene encoding insulin has translation MALWIRSLPLLALLALSGPGTSHAAANQHLCGSHLVEALYLVCGERGFFYSPKARRDIEQPLVSGLLRGEAEELPFQQEEYEKVKRGIVEQCCHNTCSLYQLENYCN, from the exons ATGGCTCTCTGGATCCGatctctgcctctcctggccCTTCTCGCTCTCTCTGGCCCTGGGACCAGCCACGCAGCTGCCAACCAGCACCTCTGCGGCTCCCACTTGGTGGAGGCTCTCTATCTGGTGTGTGGAGAGCGGGGTTTCTTCTACTCCCCCAAAGCCCGGCGGGACATTGAACAGCCTCTAG tgaGTGGGCTACTGCGTGGCGAGGCAGAAGAGCTGCCGTTCCAGCAGGAGGAATATGAGAAAGTGAAGAGAGGAATTGTTGAGCAATGCTGCCATAACACGTGCTCCCTCTACCAACTGGAAAACTATTGCAACTAG